A segment of the Oncorhynchus keta strain PuntledgeMale-10-30-2019 unplaced genomic scaffold, Oket_V2 Un_contig_8576_pilon_pilon, whole genome shotgun sequence genome:
CATTACCTTGCAGGGGCACATGTGTTCAGTTCTACTGTAATGTTGCTGACGATGCATTTTTTGGTGACATAGGTAGCTAATATGTTACATAGCTATTTCCGTTCATATACAACCTACACAAAAATGACAAAAGTTATAAACAGCACTGAGGCAAGAAAATGCACTGCTAACTTACTAGCATGCCCACCACTAGTTAACTATAGAGACATCATAGAAGTTAACTAGCTAGTAGCATTCCCATCACTAGTTAACTATACAGACATCATCAATAGAGTAGTCAACTAGTTAACTAAGACATCATATCAACTAGCTAGTAGCATGCCCACCACTAGTTAACTATACAGACATCATGGAAGTTAACTAGCCAGTAGCATGCCCATCACTAGTTAACTATACAGACATCATGGAAGTCAACTAGCTAGTAGCATTCCCATCACTAGTTAACTATACAGACATCATAGAAGTCAACTAGCTAGTAGCATGCCCACCACTAGTTAACTATACAGACATCATGGAAGTTAACTAGCCAGTAGCATGCCCATCACTAGTTAACTATACAGACATCTTAGAAGTTAACTAGCTAGTTTATCAACGTGCAAATATATAACTTACTCTGGCAATATAACTAGCTAAAGGCTTTTCGTACTTGAAGAATATTATTTAACGAATATTTTTGTCATTTCGTTGAAAACATGTGTGTAGATCCAAACTACATTCCAAGTGATAGTTTGGTCGTTACCTGCCACATGGCCTTTCCAGAGGAGAAAGATCAAGACGACGTCTGTTGAAATGTTCCAAGCACAACTGACGTTCATAACTAGATCTGGCATGTCAGTCCAACACAATAATGATCATTTCAACATCATATTTTTAAGTTGTTGCTGGTTGTTACTTTGAAATATTCGTTTAAAATTTAGCAGCAGCATATTACCTTGGATTCGGTCTAAAATGTGTTCAAAAGCAGAAACCTATTATTTTTAGTAAAAATCGTTTGATTTTCTTTTGCAATATTTACTATGTCGGTGGTTCATTTTTTACAGTTtataacgaatatgaattcggtgggcagaaatgattaaatattgtAGCGACCCAGACAGACAGCTGCTGTGTTATCAGGCTATTagttggttgtgttgtacttaccagtacccagtgttcgcggggtccgacatgccaatcaacctgctatctgccaatcacgggaatgcctggaacgTTCTGATGCCGGGCTTCCTGGTGATTGGTGGAGAGGCGTGAGGGGGGTTGGGctgggagcattggaagttaagaccaggtttaaACGTTGATCTCTCTCTTATGTCTGgctttcacaagagaaggtcactgTTGGTTTATAAGGTATCCTTCATTTATTTGTCGTGGGCTGcggccaaacagtagcctgtgggGAGTTGGGTTAATAAACCGTACATTCGTAAACTCaaccctctgtctggacaattgttcctttatgatctagtcaggtcattacaatattaaagcattagacctctcactaaaggcatcagtcatacaaaagttatacttaaatccagactggttctctagtaaattggtaggaatgtctcatcctatgttcaagaatggccttttccctttattcagattacacctgctcactttcagttgtttgaaaaggaaaatAATCTCCATAAATTCGTtcttttttaaacaagccttagaaaattgattgcaatttcagtttaatccacctgaaaagacagaacaaataatacaacaaatagtGGTTAAACGTAAATACTAAttgtttaaaatgtttaaaaactcgaaaaaatgtttaaaaaaggtataatttagtgaatgatatcataaataggactagtggagttgtcacacatgcagctaacacagacatttGGAAATGTTTGCTCttcccaaaattacaaccaactaattgcagcattaccacaaaaatgaaGAGGCAAGTAGAGAGGGGAAtaagtaaggaacttgtatgtcggccctgtattaaagaacataaatggttaaagaaaagtgtcataaataaaaacattcaCCAATTTAATTGAAGGACCAAAAAAcggacagctgtgccatataaatggcaaaatagttgggaagacaTTTTCGATgcaccgattccatggcacatggtttatgaattgatacgcaaaacGGAGGATTCATAACTTCGAATTTTTCCatttaaattactatacaaaattcttgcaaccgaTCAAATGTTATATAAATGGGGGATACagtcttcccagctctgcagattttgctttgaggaggcagagtcattagatcattatTTTGATGCAGGTCCATGAAGGCTGAAGAACTGCAACATTTGCCTTGTCCTAACGCTGCAGagagcaatactgggtgatttgaaaagccataatcaatcaataatatcattcatttagcaaaatgtttatttattttatttataatctgtagaagctatgagaatacaAAGCTTCAGtaattttgtgaagcatcacagcacagttgaaaaatatatggaaaatagaaatccaaaatggatggacatcagaaatagaggaaggactaaaaacaaactaaatataactattgtaaaatagattgtgtctgtaaaatatgtataaactgaaggtagtagcctaagtgttattgtttattagtttactccaattgggggaagggTGGTGGGGTTTGGGAGGAATAATAAAGGTATGTAATAAAAaagtatgtatatctatataggtatgaatatatatttaccccccaaaatatatgggggattggaaatgatgcagacaattacattgatgaaAGCAACAATCTTTCCACAATAATAAGCTGATCGTCCCCTTTAAAAAAAAGGTGTTTTTttaagtgtgcaaagctgtcatcaaggcaaaggacactcaaggacattcagagacaaggcccgatgccactcctgcgttgtcttggctgtgtgattaggttcattgtcctgtaggaaggtgttccttcgtcccagtctgagcgatctggagcaggttctcatcaaggatctctctgtactttgctctgttcatctttccctcgattctaaCTAGTCTCACaggccctgccactgaaaaacatcccaacagcatgatgttgccaccatcATGTTcactcttggtttcatcagaccagagaatcttgtttctcatggtctgagaatcttcaggggccttttggcaaactccaagcggtatGTCATGTGTCTTtaattgaggagtggcttcctacCATAAAACCCTTTATTAGTcggagtgctgcagatatggttctctttctggaaggttctaccatctccacagatgaactcaggagcgatggaaacaggatgcacccgacttcaatttcaagtctcatagcaaagtctagcagagtctgaatacttttgtaaataataaaattcaaataaataaatataaataaatatatatataataaattacTTATTCAACAATTCGTGTATTTATTTAGCTTATCTTGTTTTGCTAAAACATTTTTcatccattttggaataaggctgtaaagtaacaaaatgtggaaaaagtcaaggagtctgaatacgtTCCCGAATGCACCGTAaatgccttaatgttgctggaccccaggaagagtagctgctgccttggcagaaattAACGGGGAtcctaaataaatataaataccaGTCATTTGCCAGGGTTAGAGCTTCCATGTCTGTTCTATTCATTCTTATTTCTATGTTCAGGCCATAGGGTATTACATGTACACAAGATAAGCTAAATAAATACACGAATTATTGAATTTGTAATTGGTTAATAAATGAGAAGGAATTCccgaaatatttaaaaaataataacatgCAAAAAGAATAGAGGCCAAAGCACATCAGCAGTTTTATTTACCCCACCAACACTGCAGAAGGCCGATCCACTATTAGACTGTATTTCTCTATATCAACATGTGTAAAACCAACACTTGAACACTTAGCCCAACCTCCAGTATGTTCCGTTAATATTTATGTTCATTTTAAAGTAGACCAATCCGAAAGTGCGCGTAAAAGTGGCGTCAGGTCTCCATGTCGGATTCCCCCAGTCCGCGCCTTCGTGTCAGCTGAACTGCGCTCCTGTCTTCACCCCACTGTCAGCTACAAGACAAACATGACATATAAACGTGTGGTGGCCACAGAATAGATACATCTAGTCGAGGGAGATGAACACGGGAAAGAGTAAAATGCTACTGTAGAAGAAGATGGCCTGTTGGATTATTTTATATAAAACGGCAGAACAGTCTTTCTGGTCGCAGGTTCCTCATATATAAGTAGCCTGTCATGCAGTATTGGGACAAATATACCTCGTCCAAAGTCTTGGCTAGTTTATTGACTCACTAAAGTGGTTCGTTGTCGAACTTTACTATGTGGGAGCGAATCTACTTTTACGCATCATTGATTTGATGCGTTTTCGTAATTGTCAGTCTCGTCCATTAATTATGTCAGTACACTTAAGCTGATTTATTAGAAATTGCTTCATTAATTCAGTCATCCATTGATGGTTTGATTGTCTGATTGATTAATACACTTCGTTTACATATTAAACTACAGGGGCAGCCATGACAGGAAGGTTGATGCTTGGTATTGTTGCGTCACAATACAAAATGCCTCTGATGACGTAATGATCAAACACCAAGCTGCCACTGGTGAAATGACGGATCATTAGCTGATTGAACTACAAGGTGAACGGTAAGTACACCTGTCTGCCTGTTTATCAGATAAATGAGGGGATAGACAGTTTTATTGAGCACCAGTTATATCTAAGCTATTAGAAATGAATTGAACAAAGTTGTTACATTTTAATGGATATATCTTGTCCCAAATCATTATTTCAACTCAGAACTGAATGTGATGAAATTAGATAAGAGACAGTAAGTAAGTAATAACATGAAAAACATTTCCCCAAATACTAAACATGTTCCTGTGGCTCTCTTTTTATAGAGTTTAATGGTGCTGAAAGCCACTTCCTATTCCAAGTATTCAAGACTAGAAGGAGCATTCTGATTAGAATCCTGCAGACCAGTGAATGATGAATAGGAGGCCCAACCTGAATGGGTCTGGAGGACCAAGGTCCATCGGTGTTCCGCTGCTCTGTCCTTCTAACAGAGTGCtgctggagagagaagaggtcagCCAGGCCCCAGTGATGGCCTCCTCTTTCAGGCCCTCAGCGTTCCCCTCCCTGCATGTTGTACCTCGTGCTCCCCCTCCTGACGAAATCAGGCCCAAGAGGCCCACAGCTgcccacagagagaggagagaccccCAGTCCCTGGTTCCTGTCCAGGATGGATGTCGTGAGTCTCCCGGTTGGTTTAACAGCAGCAGCTCCCAGCTACCTGCCAAAACCAACAGACGCAGGCGCAACAAGGA
Coding sequences within it:
- the LOC127926887 gene encoding uncharacterized protein LOC127926887 isoform X2: MGLTGRLAGRRGLLGLPSGLEGCTSGWPRPVGLTGRLAGRRGLLGLPSGLEGCTSGWPRPMGLTGRLAGRRGLLGLTTGLVMLTGILGVIISFWYRLSELLGRESGRSLYFFRTSVKERSLLRLRLLVLAGSWELLLLNQPGDSRHPSWTGTRDWGSLLSLWAAVGLLGLISSGGGARGTTCREGNAEGLKEEAITGAWLTSSLSSSTLLEGQSSGTPMDLGPPDPFRLGLLFIIHWSAGF